The following DNA comes from Tunturibacter psychrotolerans.
CATTCAAGCGGCGGCTACTGGCATTTCGGCAGAGGAATGTCGGATCATCCTTGCCGCGCAGCGCAAGGTCCTCCAGCGCATCGATGAGAAGACTGGAGTCGTTAAGGCTCTCAGCGCGAATCAACTTCAATCCGAGGTTTCTTGCTGTCTACTGGAACGCGATGTCGATGTCGTAGAGGGCTTCAACGTGATCGCAGAGAAAGCCGACGGGCTGGATTACAACCGTTCCATAACCATCGGCCTTCAGCTGCGACAAGGTGTCCTCGACGGTGGGACCAATCCACGGGCCGCCGCTCATGCCCTGACTCTGGAACGCAAAGTACCAGCCATCGGGGCTTAGGCTATCCTTCAACTCTCCGGCGACCAACGGTGCTGTTTCTTTGCAGTCATCCGCATAGCAGTCGGGACCGTTCGCGAGGATCATCCCGTGGTATTCAACTGGAGACTCGGAGGGTTCAATAGTGCGCGCCGGAACTGAGTGCGCGATGAACAACACGGCGACACGGCCACTACGTTTCGATCGGGCGGTACTCAACGCTGCCTGCATTCTCTGCGCGAAGGCTTTGATGAGCATCGGGTGGTCGGCCCATCCTGCGACAAAGTCGACGTGGAACGATCCAGCAACCGCATTCTCGACTGCACGTTTGAACAGACCGACACTGGTCCGCGAGTTCTGAGGCGCCAGGCAAATCGCCGTTATATTTTCGATCCCGACCGACCTAATGTCATCGACGACGTCGCGGATGAACGGCTTCCATTCCGCATTCCTACATATACCGGGCAGTCCATGCGCTCACGTAAACGGCCTGCCTGCCGCATCGGCCAGCGTGTCAGATGCGGACCTGCGATCGAGGGTGTGTTACGCAGCCCGATTGCGGCATAGCGTTCCTGAAGCTCATGCACTACCTGAGGCGGAACACCGCGTCCACCGATGACAAGACGGAGGTATTCTTCCATCTCTCCGAGCACGTCTGGTGTTCCGTGCGCGAGCAACAGGACAGCTTCTTTAGCGTTAGCTTCATTTTCCTTTTTCATCTCAACTCCCTTCACCACGAGCTCGGTGCATACCGTTTACTACAGTCGCATCTTCAATCGGCCTTCGGGGTCTGCTTCAAAATCCCGAGTATCTCCGGATCGTCTAATTGCTCGGCAAGATAGAAGGCGTCGAAGCCCCGCATGTCCTTGATGCTGGGATCGGCGTTCCTTGCGATCAGTAACTTGACCCCCGATTTGCGGCCAAACTGCACGGCGTAGATGAGCGCAGTTGCTCCATTCACGTCCGCCATTGATCTTTGCACCGTTATCGAGGAGGATGGCGGCACACTGCTCGTCGCCCTGGAACGACGCACCCATCAGGGCCGTGCGGCCAGTCGCGTCTCCAATCTCAGCATCTGCGCCATGTTTCAGCAGCAGCTCAGCGACGTCGGGGCTCTAGTTGTAGGTCGCAAGAATGAGCGCGGTATATCCACGCTCGTCCTTCTGGTTTATGTTGATCTTCTGGTCGATCAAAGTCTGGGCGATCTTGACTTTGTTGCTCCTCGCCGCGTGATAGAGATCCTGAGATTACCCATGCAGGAACGAGGTCAACGCAATCATGACGAAGAGGACGGCAATTAGTCTGACTTTCATCGTGAGATTCTCCTCTGGCTGCGACTCTTACTTGGTACTTGAACCCTGTGTTGTCGTCGACTTTGCCGCTCCCCCCTGCGCGAAGCACACGGATGACCGAGATCCTCCCGAACATGACCGCATACATCACGCTGGTCAGCCCCTTGGAATCGACCGCATTGGCGTTTGCTCCGTTGTCGAGAAGAAGTCTGACGTCTCTCTCATTACCCTTGAAGGAAGCACCCATCAAAGCTGTCCCTCCTGAGTGGTCTTTGATCTGTGTTCGCCCCGTGCTTCAGAAGGAGCTGGGCGACCTTGAAGTTATCGTTGTAGGTTGCAAGGATGAGAGGAGTGTAGCCCTCATCGTCCGTTTGATTCACGTCAGCTTTTGCACTGAGTAGCGCCTTCGCCAAATTCACATCGTTATGGCGCGCCGCAGTAAAGAGGTTGAGAGTCTATGCGGAGGCTAAGTTTAATGCGCTGGCCACAGCAACGAAAATAATCAGCAGTTTAGTCTTCATAACATACTCCAGAGGCGAGGTGCGGGTTCCATGTGAAACCCGCACCACTCGGTCTACAGCTTGGCGGCGCGCGCCTCAATCTGTTGCAGGTTGAGGTGCAAAGCTTGGGCGAGGCGGGTTCCGTAGCTGACATCCGCTTTGTAGAAGTGACTCACCATCTCCAACACAGTGTCTGGGTTGGTCACCTGCGACAGGTCGCCTAAGAGATTCGTATGAGATCGTCCTGATCCTGCTTGCTGACGGAGCGATACAAATCGCCCGCCTGACGATACTCGTCCCTGATGCGGATGGGGTGATGCACCGTGGTTGCGCCCAGTGCCGCTTGCGAGTAGTCGAAAGCCGGGTTCTCGACCATCGTGTTCGGCGAGCGGTTCGGCTGGTAGTTATCTTCTCCGTGCGTCTCGCGGGTGTCCATTGTCCGTTCTGGTTGTAGCTGTTCACCGGCGAGACCGGCCGGCTGATCGGCAGCTGCTGGAAGTTAGGTCCGATGCTGATCCGGGGTCACGATCTGCACGCTCAACTCCCACGCGGGGAAGTTACCCTTGCCGACCTCGCGATATAGGTTGTCTGTGGCTCCCTGGGGTCCTTCACCAACTCGGCAGCAACGGTGCGCGGGTTGGTGTTCAGATACCCCTGCATCGAGGTCCATTTGTACTTGACGAACATAACCTTGCCCTGTGCATTCACCCAGCGGAACGCGTGTACGCCATATCCGTCCATCTGGCGATAGTTCTGCGGCGTGCCGCTATCGAGGTACATATAGGCATCATGTTGGTCGATTCCTTCTCCAACGAGAGGAAGTCCCACTGACGAGTCGGGTCTTGGCGGTTAGTCACCGGCGAAGCTTTCATCGCGTGGACAAAATCCGGAAACTTGATCGCATCGCGGATAAAGAACACTGGCTGGTTGATGCCGACGATATCGTAATTACCCTGCTCGGTGTAGAACTTTGTCGCGAAGCCACGCGGATCGCGAGTGCCCTGCTCCGGCGAGCCGGTGGCGGGCATCACTGTCGAGAAGCGAACGAAGACAGGAGTCTCCTTGCCCTTTTGATTCGGGAAGGCGGCCTTCGTGTACTGCGACTGATCGCCGTAGGAGACGAAGACACCATGTGCTCCAACGCCGCGAGCATGGACCGCGCGCTCTGGGATGCGCTCACGATCGAATGTTTGCAGCTTGTCGATCAGATGGAGGTCTTGCAGCAAGACCGGTCCATTCTCACCGGCTGTTAGAGAATCCTGGTTATCAGCTACCGGAGCGCCTGCGTTTGTGGTGAGAGTCTTAGTCTGCTGCTGTCCATAAACGAGGCTTCCAGAAAAAAGAAGTGCAACCGCCAATTTTGTCTTCATCCTATTCTCCACTTTCGCGTCGGCTCTGCGTGGTTCAACGAAACATCTTGAGCGTATCGTCTCAGCAAGCGTAGAGGTAGATCGTGCGGACTATAGTTGATATTGCATTTTCAGAATAGCTGCGAAGTGCGCAATTGACGCTAGTTTCTATGCGTCTAGCTTTGCGATCTGTTCCGCTACGGTTCGCAACCACTTTGTAAATGCGATCAGCGTCTTGAACCTGGCGCTGCTCTTCAGGCGTGCATAGCCAATGCGCCTCGATTGCTCCTTAGGCAATGGCATGACAGCACAGCGGTCTGCATGGATTGCCGCCATTCGTGGCGCGAAGGTTATTCCGGCTCTCGACGCTACCAGAGGGAAGATGGATCCAAAGTGATCGGACTCGAAGACGGGTGTCATCTTCGCGCGGCCTCTCCTGCAGGCGATCAGCATGTCGTCCCTGAAACAATGACCTTCCTTCAAAAGAAGTAGCCGCTCACCGGAAAGATCTAGTGTGGCGGGTTGCGCCTGACAAAGTGTGTGGTCCTTTGGAGCAACAAGAACGAGTGGCTCACGTAATAATTCGCTACAGGCTCACAATGATCACGTCTATATCGCCTGCCCGGAGCTTATCGACAAGCTTCATTGTGACGTCTTCCGTCAGAACAATGTCGACCTCTGGATACAGGATCCAGAATTCGGGAAGGCGTGGCGCGAGCAGGTATGGAAGGACCGTCGAGATAACACCGATCCGAAGCGGTCCACGGATGCCATCTTCCAGTTGCCGAACTTGCGACTCAGCAATCTTGGATCTGTTGAGTATTTCCTTTGCGTGCGAGTAAAAGATTTCACCGGCGTGAGTCAACCGTACTGACCTGACCAGCCGTACAAAAAGGGTAGATCCAACCGATTTTTCTAATCTGCGAATCTGTAGAGAGAGCGTCGGCTGAGCTATCCCTTCCTGCTCCGCAGCCTTGGTGAAGCTGCCATATCGAACGACCGAACAAAAGGACCTTAGTTGTTGGAGTTCCATCGCATTTCTATGATCTCGGTCTATGCAATTTGGCGAATTAGCGATTGGGAACTCGCGAGACTTTTTTGAGCAGGCCTGCAGTCGCGTCGAGGCTATAGATCTCAATGAATAATGGCTCCGCGACAGACTTGTTACGGAGCCACATTCGGCAATTTACCGGATAAAGGAGATCGCCGCCGCGTTACTTGTGCTCCGCCAGGAAAGCTTCAAGAGCCCTTGCAACACCTTCGCCGTAAGCCGCATCGGCCTTGGTGCAGTTCGCAACATGGCGATCCCGGACAACTTTAGAGGCCGGACCGAGAGCTCGAGCGGTGTTCTCAAGCAGACGCTGCTTTTCCTCCGTGCTGAACATACGGAAGAGGTTGCCCGGCTGCGAGTAGTAGTCGTGATCGTCCTCACGAAAATCAAACTTCTGTGCGTCTCCGCTGATGGCCAATGGCGGCTCCGAGTAATCGGGCTGCTCCTGCCACTCGCTATGACGGTTGGGCTCGTAGCTGGTGGTGCCGCCATAGTTTCCGTCGACGCGCATCGCGCCGTCGCGATGGTAGGAGTGGAACGGGCACTTGGGCGCGCTGACCGGAATCAAAGAGTGATTGACTCCGGGCGGTAGCGCTGTGTGTCGCCGTACGAGAACAGGCGTCCCTGAAGCATCCGGTCCGGTGAGTAGCCGATTCCCGGGATGATGTTCGTTGGAGCAAAGGCGCCCTGCTCGACATCCGCGAAGAAGTTCTCGGGATTTCTATTCAGTTCGAGGACGCCGACTTCGATCAAAGGATAGTCGGCGTGAGGCCAGACCTTGGTGAGATCGAACGGATGGACGTGGTAGGTATTCGCATCCTCCTCATTCATGATCTGCACATACAGCGTCCAGCGGGGGAAGTCGCCCCTCTCGACTGCCTCGTACAGATCGCGCTGATGAGTCTCACGGTCCTTGCCCATCAGGGCTTCGGCTTCCTGATCCGTGAGGTTCTGGATGCCCTGCTGGGTCTTGAAAGTAAACTTCACCCAGAAGCGCTTGCTCTCAGAATTGATGAAGCTATACGTGTGGCTGCCAAAGCCGTGCATATGGCGGAAGGAGCGTGGGATTCCACGATCGCTCATGACAACGGTGACCTGATGCAGAGCCTCCGGAAGGTTTGTCCAGAAGTCCCAGTTGCTGTCCGCGCTGCGCATGCCGGTTCGGAGGTCGCGCTTGATGGCGTGGTTGAATCCAACCATGGCACGATCACAGCGACCTTCGGACATGTCGTTCCCACATCGATCGCGGCCAATGAAAACAGTCTATTCATCGGCAACCTTGGGCAATTTCCCATCACCTCCCAGTGGGAACGCGTCACCACGCTGTCCTGGGATATCGGATTCCACGATCCGACACCCGGCCTGGGCAACAGACCGGAGGGCCTGAATCAGCTCCGTATCGCAGGATCCCGGGCAGGATCTACTACCGTCGTCGCGCTGAAACTTGGCCCCGATGGCCTGCTCTATGCCCTGGAGCTCTCCGACACTCCCGGGGGTTTTCCGAATCCCGGCGACGGCAAGGTCCTGAGGATCAACGCCGATGGCAGCATCCAGACCGTGGTCACAGGTCTGACCCTGCCCGGAAGCATGGCCTTCGGTCCAGACTACTCGCTGTATATCACGAACAATGGCGACCTTGGACCAAGGGAAGGGTCAGGTTCTTCGTGTCGATGTCCCAAGGTAGGCTTTGGTAAGTCCTCATCTGCGGTTTGGGCCTTTCCGGCTGATTGCCGTCCGGGGACCCCTGACCGCAGATGCCGCATCACAGAACTACGCCCTTCGAAGCATCTCGCGTTCCATGGACAGAATCCATGCCAAGGGTCTACTGCACTAGATTCATCCGCCGCAAAAGTTCGTGAAAGCGAGGATCGCTACGGATTTCGTCGTGTCTCGGATCTGCGTTCAGTGTCATCATGAAGATGCAGCGCTTCTCGAATGCACGATCGAACCAATCGAACGCCTCATTCACCCTGCCAAGTACTACCCGATAGTCTTCTGCAATGTCATACAAAGTGCAGGGATAGCCATTATGTGAGAGTGAATACTGAAGGTGGCCCTCACGATAGCCCTTCCACCCGTTCTTCTCGTACTCCAAGCGCAAAAGATGGACCTGCTGCGGAGAGGCATGCGTCTCGATTCCCTTGAGTTCAGCAGCGACCGACTGATCGTACTTGCCCTCAGCTTCATAAACGTAGGACACCCAGCCTTGAACGTTACTCACCCCGTCTGGCGCTATTTCACTTGCGCGCACTAGCGCTGCCAGCGCTTCGTCGTAGTGTCGGCCGTAATAGAGCGTACTCCCCAGGTACCGGTTTGCAAAGAATGATAGCCGATCCAATTCCACTGCCTTTCGCATGTGGGCAATGGCCTCCTCAGTGCGAGTTCTTACAGTCAAATAAATTGCATAGCGGATCTCGGCAAGAGCGCTGTTTGGCTGTCGCCTGCGCCGCAGGCCTCGCCAGTATAGTGCCGGCGAGGGTCCCACGCGCAGCTTTCCTCCAAGTTCCAGGTCTACGCGTCCGGATTGACGGGCCGCGTGGCCTCGAATTTGACCCTGACGGACAACTTTACGCCGCCGAAGCCTCAACCGCGCCAGCGAGATCGAAGACGTAGTTACCGGGCCATTCGCTCAGCCCAGCAAGGATGTCTGCGAATGCGGGGCAAGAGTTCTGGAACTCTTTAGGTGTAGACGATGTGTAACGCTACCATCGTTCGAGGTCGGGGTTGATCGCTCTATCCGCCCCGGCGACGACCATGCAACTCGGTTTTTCTCTCCATGCAGGGGAGGTGATGACTGCCTTGAAATTGTCCGCGGCGTTGGGTAGCTGCGATCGCGCATGAAAGCAGTCGCTGCGCCGTTTGGGATGGGACAGATCAACTCTGAAGTTGCTTGTTCCCAACGAAAGGAAAATTTGGAAAAGGTCGTCCTTTGGATATCCAACAGCAATGTTTTGCAGCATGGATGGCTCTGGAAAGGAGGTCTTTCTCGTTGGTTGATCCGTTGGACTTCATCATTACGGTAAACAATGGCATAGAGCCGCCTCCTGAATGTTGGATATTTCTGCCTCCAGACATTTCAGGAGCGCCTATCTATGAGCAGTTCGCAGATCCATTGCCACAGATCTCGAAGCCGGCTCTACTACTCTTAGGTCTTCTAAAATTAAAGATCTGTTTTTCGTTAGGGTCAGCGTGAATACTGTCGTTTCTCGATTTGATTTCTCGAGGCGGACGCTGCCACCGTGCTCTTCAGCCACTCGACGAGCGAGGGTGAGCCCAAGGCCTGTTCCGTTCGGTTTTCCTGCGGTCACGAACGGCTCGAACAACGTCCTCCGGACAGAGGCAGGTATACCGAGGCCATTGTCCACAATTGTGACGTAGATCCGTTCATCGACCTCCGTAAGGTGGACCTTCACCTCAGGCACGCGAGTCGAGTGTGTCGCAGCCTGACAGGCATTGAGCAGCAAATTATAGATGGCACTTTCAAGATTCCTCGTATCGATGTCTGCTTCCGCCGGCGGGAACTTGCCGACTGTGATGGACACGTTCCGCCCATCTGGATGAAACTTCACTGCCGCAACGGCTCTATCAACAACCAGAGAAACGCGCTCATGGACAAGCGGGCTTTTCCGTCCGCTACTACCGAATTGCAGTAGTGAATCAATGCGCTCTGTCATCTCGAGCACTGCTTCTTGAATTTCGAGCAGCAGATCGGCCCGCACACTCGCACAGATATCGTGGCGCTCGAGGAACTCGGCGTTCGCGTAGATCGCCGCGAGCGCGTGGCGCATATCGTGTGATATCGAACACGCCATCCTACCGATTGCCGACATCCTCTCTGCCTCTATCGGTTGGCTTGGTGCACGCCACTGAGGGTCGTCTCGCAGGTCCAGATCAACGTCTTTCTCATTGCCGAGATCCGAACTCTTTGTTTTTCTACGATGCGTTCTCACTGTTCCCCCTGCGTTCTAGTGACATAGGTATCGAAGGACTGGCGCCTGCGACTTCCATTGTGAGGCTCCCGGCGCGTGCGGCCACCGTTCAAGGTCGGGTCGACCGTTCTATCTTTTTTCGCTACAACCATCTAATTCGGCTTGCTCCTCCACGCAGGCGTAGTCATGACTGCTTTAAAATTGCTAGCTGCGTTGAATACCTGCGTTTCGTGTCATAAAGACGGCCGATTCAACAAGCAAATCGGCTACAAATACAAGCTCGCGCAATCTTATCCGTGGCTGGGCCACCATGAAATTCGCGGGTCTTTGTACTATTTCTGGCGATTCTCCCAGACTAAAGATACCTATGCGTCATAACAACCTGTCGCTTCTGAGATAGGCGGAACAACGCTGAGACGATCAATCGCATGTTTGACAAGTCCTTTCACCTCAGATGGTGATACGCCGAGAAACTTTGCAACCTCGGCTTCAGATGAACGGATTATCAATCTCAGCATGAATGCCAGGCGGGGGTGATCGGGCAAACTGCCAAAGGGCTCCGGCCGAAAAAAACGGTTCTCATTTTCCTCTCTGCGCGCGTCCGACAGTACAGCAATCGCCTGCGCGATGAGAACATCTTTAGCTTGACTGTAAGCGAGTGCGGGAATGGAAGATTCAAATGCAGTCATATAAAGCTTCGCTATCGTGCGCACGAGCGTATCTTCGACGAGCTTGCCATCTGCTACGAGATACCATGCCAGCGTCGCGAATTCATCCAAGTGCTCGAGCAGCAGGAAGCACCATGATGCGCTTCGCGGTGATGGGGTAAATGATACAGATGCGAATGAAGTTACCATGGTTGTCACTCCTAGCTTTGTAATTCCGCAGCGCGTTTCAAAGGCCAAGAACCGTCACTGCTGATGAGGCTCTCATCCAAATCAACACCCTTTTCAAACGTGAGGATATTGCCGCGGCCTGAACCTTTGTTTTCCTACGGTGTGTTCTCACTGTTACCCCTATGATCTGAAAACGTAGATCGAAGGACTGGCGCCTACTACTTCAATTGTGTGGCTTCCGGCTCGTACGACAGGCCACCGTTCGAGACCATAAAGGCAGCCGGCTCAACAGGCAGATCGGCTGCAAAGTAATCATGTAACTGCGTGGGGTCGAGATAAGTAAACCCGTCTACCGCCGTGTTTATTCCAATAGATTTGCCGAGATCATTTGGGAAGCGTCTTATACCAGCAGCAGCGGTAGGATGCTGCATAGCAGGGCTCATCCGAGGGCCGTCCGCGACCGAACCACTATCCTGTCTCGGCGCCTGATCTCGATTTGTGTGTATTTGTTCCTTGAACCACGGCCGCATGCTGAACGCGTATACGCAGATGCAAAACAAGTTTGCCGGATAAAGCCAAGCTGTGACGTTCGCAATCCGATTGCACAGACGATCAAGCTGTTGACAATTGCGACAAGGAGTCCGATCCAGGATTTTCGCGCGAGCAAGATTGTCGCTAGGATGGTGAGGAAACAAGAAAGATAGCCCAAATGGAACATCGCAAAAACCGAACCTCCCATTGAAGCTTCCTCCGATTCAGAGAATTAGTGATTCGTAAGTCTCTGATCCGTCTTCCGTGCTCGATCCTGTTGAAGTGACTATGAAGGAAGACTCGGATGATTGCATCCCGCAAAGGAAGGTATTTTCAACGCTAGTAACTGGTCCGCATCCGACACCACTATTGAGGGAGGATTTAATGCCCCAAGGGTATGCACAACTGTTGCGTGCAATCTCAATGAAGTGCGGAATCTTCGTTGGAATCATGGACGAGGTGAACGCGGCCCTCAGGAATAATGATTTCGCGACGACCGAAGAGCCGCGCATCAAGTGAAAAGGCGCCCGGGCCAAGCAAGACAAGCGCGGCGGATATCGCAGCCAGATTGAAGGCAGCTAACGCACTGATGTGGTGGTTGTTGGCTTTAGTCATCAAAAATGAAGAACCTCCCGTCATGAGATAACCAACTGTCGCCGCGGCATTTGCAGCAGGTGTAAGAAAGCCGACGAAAATCGCCGATCCAACAGCGATTGCGAGCGATCCAACTGCCCAAACGCTAATCGAGTGACTGTTGGGTCCATCGAGCGCGTCAATTCCGAAAATGATTGCATTGACAGCAACTGTAAGCCGCAGAAAGATGAGACCGATGCCTGGCCAACCCTCCGGGAAGCTGGAAAAGAGTCTTTGCAGCGGATGCCTCCTCGGGACACAAAACGTGCCAGCAAAGAGACTAGCTTCTTTCGCCGCGAATTGGACCCCCAGATCGAGTGCTTTTCTTGGACTACTCGCAGACTCTTCGTACTTTCTTTCTGGAGTGTGGGTTTAGCTAGAGATGTATTATTCCGCGTCTAATTCCGATAGCGACGGCCTCGGTGCGATCGCTTGCACCGAGTTTTTCCATGATGTGCTTAATATGTCCCTTTACTGTTTCCTCAGAGATGAAAAGGAGTGCTGCGATGTCGCTGTTTCGATTTCCTCCGGCGACCTTCTGAAGGACCTCAACCTCTCGCTTGCTCAACGTTTCAGCCCCAAGATGCTCAATGAGCTGAACTGCGACCTCGGTAGGGATCTGTTTCTGCCCCGCATGCACCTTGCGGATCATATCTACGAGCTGTTTTCGGGGCATGTTTTTGAGCATGTAGCCTTGCGCTCCCGCCTCCAGAGCGCGTTTAATCTCGGCGTCTCCTTCAAACGTCGTGAGCATGATCACACGGGCATTCGCGAACTCTGTGCGAATGGAGTGCAATGCGTCGATGCCCCCCATATCCGGCATCCGGACATCCATAAGTGTCACGTCAGGCCGATGTTCACGAAATCCCCGGATGGCATCGTGTCCAGTTGACGCCTCCGCAACCAATTGCATGTCGGGTTCATTTCTGATGACGGTCGCAATGCCTTCCCTCATGAGAGGATGATCGTCAACGCAGAAGACTCGAATTCTGGGGGGCGCGCTCATTTATGTACTCGTTTCTCTTTTTCATGCTTCGGCGTCTCGAGCCTCTCTCGGCTGAGCCAACGGAACCACCGCGATATAGGGTCATTCGAACCTTTTTCGAATGCGATCGAGCCTGGAACGGTCAGGTCCACTTCAGTTCCTGCGCCAATACGGCTCCGAAGTCTTAAATTAGCGCCAATTCTTTTCGAGCGCTCTCGGATGCCGACGAGTCCCCAGTGCCCCTCAAGACCTGAATGTAGCACCCGAGAATCGATTCCACGGCCATCGTCGCGCACCAATACTCTAAGATGTCTGCTCGCATATTCTACTTCGACTTCGATACGGTTCGCATGCGCATGCATAAATGCATTCAATAGAGCCTCGCGGCCAATGCGGTAGACTTCATCGCGGATTAGCGGCCGCAAAGGACGCGTAACACTGTCAACGATAACGCGGTAGTTAGTGTTTCCGTCGAGGGGGAACTCCTGCCGCAGTCGGGAGAAGGCCGTCTCAAGGTTCTGGTCGGGCGACTCCGTTGTGCGTAGCCCGCGCAGCGCATTTCTACCTTCCTCCGTGACTGTACCCATCAACTGCAGAATCCGTTTCAAGAGGGGTTTGGTAGGAGAATCCTCTGGGAGTTGATCTTCCGCTACATCAAGCTGGAGAGAGGCGCTCAAAACACCTTGCAGCAGCGTGTCGTGCAACTCCTGCGCAATCCGCGTACGCTCAGCGATCCGCTCTTGGAAACCAACATTCAATCGTTTCGTCAAGTGATGAATACGCAAACGATGAACGGCAAGAATCATCAGGCAACATCCTGCAAGACAAGCAATTCGGAACCACCACGTTTGCCAGTACGCGGGTTCGATGACGAAAGGTACTGACGTCTCCGGGCCATTCCACAGGCCGACATTGTTCGAAGCAACAATACGGAAAAGATATGTACCAGGACCCAGATTTTTATAGACAACCTGCCTAGACGCAACGGAGTCGCTCCAACCTTGATCGGAGCCATCGAGCTTATAGCGAAAACGGATGCGCTCCGGCACAGCCAAGTTCGTGCTCCCGTAGTTCAAGGTAATGGTCTGAACTCCAGAGGGAATCTTGATGGAGTTCTGCGCATTCACCGGACTT
Coding sequences within:
- a CDS encoding ferrochelatase, yielding MPGICRNAEWKPFIRDVVDDIRSVGIENITAICLAPQNSRTSVGLFKRAVENAVAGSFHVDFVAGWADHPMLIKAFAQRMQAALSTARSKRSGRVAVLFIAHSVPARTIEPSESPVEYHGMILANGPDCYADDCKETAPLVAGELKDSLSPDGWYFAFQSQGMSGGPWIGPTVEDTLSQLKADGYGTVVIQPVGFLCDHVEALYDIDIAFQ
- a CDS encoding ferrochelatase, with protein sequence MKKENEANAKEAVLLLAHGTPDVLGEMEEYLRLVIGGRGVPPQVVHELQERYAAIGLRNTPSIAGPHLTRWPMRQAGRLRERMDCPVYVGMRNGSRSSATSSMTLGRSGSKI
- a CDS encoding ankyrin repeat domain-containing protein; this translates as MGASFKGNERDVRLLLDNGANANAVDSKGLTSVMYAVMFGRISVIRVLRAGGSGKVDDNTGFKYQVRVAARGESHDESQTNCRPLRHDCVDLVPAWVISGSLSRGEEQQSQDRPDFDRPEDQHKPEGRAWIYRAHSCDLQLEPRRR
- a CDS encoding ankyrin repeat domain-containing protein, producing the protein MNLAKALLSAKADVNQTDDEGYTPLILATYNDNFKVAQLLLKHGANTDQRPLRRDSFDGCFLQG
- a CDS encoding LysR family transcriptional regulator, which translates into the protein MELQQLRSFCSVVRYGSFTKAAEQEGIAQPTLSLQIRRLEKSVGSTLFVRLVRSVRLTHAGEIFYSHAKEILNRSKIAESQVRQLEDGIRGPLRIGVISTVLPYLLAPRLPEFWILYPEVDIVLTEDVTMKLVDKLRAGDIDVIIVSL
- a CDS encoding catalase-related domain-containing protein encodes the protein MIPVSAPKCPFHSYHRDGAMRVDGNYGGTTSYEPNRHSEWQEQPDYSEPPLAISGDAQKFDFREDDHDYYSQPGNLFRMFSTEEKQRLLENTARALGPASKVVRDRHVANCTKADAAYGEGVARALEAFLAEHK
- a CDS encoding catalase — translated: MSEGRCDRAMVGFNHAIKRDLRTGMRSADSNWDFWTNLPEALHQVTVVMSDRGIPRSFRHMHGFGSHTYSFINSESKRFWVKFTFKTQQGIQNLTDQEAEALMGKDRETHQRDLYEAVERGDFPRWTLYVQIMNEEDANTYHVHPFDLTKVWPHADYPLIEVGVLELNRNPENFFADVEQGAFAPTNIIPGIGYSPDRMLQGRLFSYGDTQRYRPESITL
- a CDS encoding sensor histidine kinase, yielding MRTHRRKTKSSDLGNEKDVDLDLRDDPQWRAPSQPIEAERMSAIGRMACSISHDMRHALAAIYANAEFLERHDICASVRADLLLEIQEAVLEMTERIDSLLQFGSSGRKSPLVHERVSLVVDRAVAAVKFHPDGRNVSITVGKFPPAEADIDTRNLESAIYNLLLNACQAATHSTRVPEVKVHLTEVDERIYVTIVDNGLGIPASVRRTLFEPFVTAGKPNGTGLGLTLARRVAEEHGGSVRLEKSNRETTVFTLTLTKNRSLILEDLRVVEPASRSVAMDLRTAHR
- a CDS encoding response regulator transcription factor, whose amino-acid sequence is MSAPPRIRVFCVDDHPLMREGIATVIRNEPDMQLVAEASTGHDAIRGFREHRPDVTLMDVRMPDMGGIDALHSIRTEFANARVIMLTTFEGDAEIKRALEAGAQGYMLKNMPRKQLVDMIRKVHAGQKQIPTEVAVQLIEHLGAETLSKREVEVLQKVAGGNRNSDIAALLFISEETVKGHIKHIMEKLGASDRTEAVAIGIRRGIIHL